From Linepithema humile isolate Giens D197 chromosome 8, Lhum_UNIL_v1.0, whole genome shotgun sequence, one genomic window encodes:
- the LOC105673751 gene encoding nuclear factor of activated T-cells 5 isoform X2: protein MAPDLEKRRQESRRGSGATLEHVNDHLGMLLQYRCVGSKPTELYIHGNNAGGTSSTVTASSVSRSATTPSNRTHPVTRRIVNQQQQQQQQQQQQQQQQQQQQQQQQQQQQQKQPRLPLSSFAGVAVRSSDDHGSRTGTTQDDNSNDSGLGSEERQQHVNPWNGANEEDSKRRKMDIKLESEDANFAFPEVAPGTSPDNKSLTATRTTVNGISLGGIAGSRAGNGIGNSVSRVVGVTRPRPAMGVLAKRTSTSHQGPVTLSSQLSNVSADGKAQLQIVCQPEQQHRARYQTEGSRGAVKDRSGNGFPIVRLIGYDKPTSLQVFIGTDMGRVLPHMFYQACRVSGKNSTPCVERKIDGTIVIEIDVEPAKDITCDCVGILKERNVDVEHRFPQEAGQLQGRSKKKSTRCRMIFRTTITHADGTTETLQVCSQPIVCTQPPGIPEICKKSLTSCPCTGGLELIILGKNFLKDTHVVFQLDSEDQSTILEPHWERNVIPDKEYLHPTHLVCVVPAYRRQDLASTETVSVKLYAVSSGKTSEPHTFLYTAASTPPQPSVGKVEPITPPLTNGDAALVTSSAAVPLATGVVTNTLISQAAAGSASFLTNPPTQAQQTASSETLKSDPSPPPTATSQVTPVMMWTTQSSNCHPNSPPDVMMPPPALVTNPLMNRRSSSSLQLILPDNLKTEVLDENSENSMLSENSMQSIPTPTASANGPASGTSPLQQLVNENSREAASSQADIMRTVAAATAGTSPVREVAVSGLLGVVDLMRNQHPLSMVNTHHSTSFAGMHESAQVQVLSPHHLKDTSSVLPTENSSNGAALQGAGVVDLRMKHHHHQPDFGTLSSFTGASGSQSMSAPSSHVVEKYLNHIESSVATNEEPDSPENEFAIQQRTSIISAGGQQSATSPGILSNAEQTLVKLDALVNSAAEQMVSPLRTVNQNSAALLAEHEAIGSGQQTRTSPPIPVKTMLLEALIPAQNVQPLATAAGAASVSSATTVEQTGESLLTTINAALQLPEAQVNAATTTSNATVAANAAGAAEHMQQQIQALTQQDVVAMQQQVQQVEQVVAQAQQQVEQVVAQAQQQAVQAVQQAQQQVVQQVVQHAQVVQQAVQQVQAVQQAQQVHVSMQRAVQATEVVVQQAVQQATQEVVQQVQAVQQAVQQAQAAQAMQQAVQQDIGSMLNQPAGFVAEASSALASGAAQEPSQQRLTNAAEQAINNVITNATKDIINNRPITTTTAHAIIATKNILNSVATQSAQLMNNAMEGILPKSPSASNNIVEQVASKSPPVALPVTPNRQAVTAPLPNPAASTAAGRKPEDGMLPQELTSMSEHDLLSYINPSCFEQLPQSGFLL, encoded by the exons GTAACAATGCAGGTGGTACGTCGTCAACGGTGACAGCATCGTCCGTCTCGAGGAGCGCCACAACCCCAAGTAATCGTACTCATCCCGTAACCAGAAGAATAGTCAatcagcagcagcaacagcaacagcagcagcagcagcagcaacaacaacaacaacaacaacaacaacaacaacaacagcagcaacaacaaaaGCAACCCAGATTACCATTATCGTCCTTTGCCGGCGTCGCCGTGAGGAGCTCGGATGATCACGGATCCAGAACCGGCACGACGCAGGACGACAACTCAAACGATTCCGGTCTTGGCTCCGAGGAGCGCCAGCAGCACGTCAAT CCTTGGAACGGTGCCAACGAGGAAGACTCGAAGAGAAGGAAGATGGACATCAAATTGGAATCCGAGGATGCAAACTTCGCATTCCCGGAAGTCGCTCCCGGCACCAGTCCCGACAACAAATCTCTGACGGCTACCAGAACCACCGTCAACGGGATCAGTCTGGGCGGTATAGCCGGCAGCAGAGCCGGCAACGGGATCGGCAATTCCGTCAGCAGAGTCGTAGGGGTGACTAGACCTCGACCGGCCATGGGCGTGCTAGCCAAACGGACGTCGACCAGTCATCAGGGACCTGTCACACTCAGCTCGCAACTAT CCAACGTTTCCGCCGACGGCAAGGCGCAACTGCAGATCGTCTGCCAGCCCGAGCAACAGCATCGCGCTCGTTATCAGACCGAGGGCTCGCGGGGCGCGGTGAAAGACCGCAGCGGAAACGGCTTTCCCATCGTGCGGCTGATCGGCTACGATAAACCGACGAGCCTGCAGGTGTTCATCGGCACCGACATGGGCCGCGTTCTGCCCCACATGTTCTACCAGGCGTGCCGCGTGAGCGGCAAGAACTCCACGCCGTGCGTGGAGCGCAAGATCGACGGCACGATCGTGATCGAGATCGACGTGGAGCCCGCCAAGGACATCACGTGCGACTGCGTCGGCATCTTGAAGGAGCGCAATGTCGATGTCGAGCACAGATTTCCGCAGGAAGCGGGACAGCTTCAGGGTCGAAGCAAGAAGAAGTCCACGCGATGCCGCATGATCTTTCGCACGACCATCACGCACGCCGACGGCACCACGGAGACCCTGCAGGTCTGCTCGCAGCCGATAGTCTGCA CTCAACCGCCTGGAATTCCGGAAATATGCAAGAAATCTCTAACGTCCTGCCCGTGCACCGGCGGGTTGGAGCTCATCATACTAGGCAAGAACTTTCTGAAGGACACCCACGTGGTCTTTCAGCTGGACAGCGAAGACCAGTCGACCATTCTCGAACCGCATTGGGAACGCAACGTAATACCGGACAAGGAGTATCTGCACCCGACGCATCTGGTGTGCGTGGTGCCGGCTTATCGCAGACAAGATCTAGCGTCCACGGAGACGGTCAGTGTGAAGCTGTACGCGGTGTCGTCCGGGAAAACCAGCGAGCCGCACACTTTTCTTTACACAGCCGCGTCCACGCCGCCGCAGCCGTCCGTGGGCAAAGTCGAGCCTATCACGCCCCCGTTGACGAATGGCGACGCGGCTCTAGTTACGTCCTCCGCTGCAGTGCCACTCGCCACGGGTGTGGTGACTAACA CTCTGATATCGCAAGCAGCTGCGGGTTCAGCAAGTTTCTTGACGAATCCTCCCACTCAGGCGCAACAGACCGCTTCTTCGGAGACTTTGAAGAGCGATCCCAGTCCACCGCCGACGGCAACCTCCCAAGTGACACCCGTGATGATGTGGACCACACAGTCCTCCAACTGCCATCCGAATTCGCCGCCCGATGTTATGATGCCGCCACCGGCGCTCGTGACGAACCCTCTAATGAATCGCCGATCTTCGTCGAGCCTTCAGTTGATCCTGCCGGATAACTTGAAGACGGAAGTACTGGACGAGAACAGCGAGAACAGCATGCTGAGCGAAAACAGCATGCAGAGCATCCCGACGCCGACGGCCTCTGCGAACGGACCGGCATCGGGCACATCCCCCCTCCAACAGCTGGTGAACGAGAACTCTAGAGAGGCCGCGTCTTCTCAAGCCGACATCATGAGAACCGTCGCCGCCGCGACAGCCGGCACCAGCCCCGTGCGAGAGGTGGCGGTGAGCGGTCTTCTCGGAGTCGTGGATCTAATGCGCAATCAGCATCCCCTGTCGATGGTGAACACGCATCATTCGACTTCGTTTGCAG GCATGCACGAATCGGCCCAGGTTCAAGTTCTGAGTCCTCATCATCTCAAGGACACTAGCAGTGTTCTGCCGACGGAAAACAGTTCCAATGGAGCCGCCCTTCAGGGCGCCGGTGTGGTGGACCTTCGCATGAAACACCACCACCATCAGCCCGACTTTGGCACGCTATCGAGTTTCACCGGCGCTTCCGGATCTCAATCAATGTCAGCGCCGAGCAGTCACGTAGTGGAGAAGTACCTGAATCATATAGAATCCTCGGTGGCCACTAACGAGGAGCCCGATAGCCCGGAGAACGAATTCGCCATTCAGCAACGGACTTCCATTATCTCGGCAGGCGGCCAGCAGTCGGCGACCTCTCCTGGAATTCTGTCCAACGCAG aGCAAACTTTAGTGAAACTTGACGCCTTAGTAAATTCCGCGGCTGAGCAGATGGTCTCCCCGTTGCGTACGGTGAATCAGAATTCCGCTGCATTGTTAGCAGAGCACGAGGCGATCGGCAGCGGCCAGCAGACCAGGACCAGTCCGCCGATACCAGTGAAGACGATGCTGCTGGAGGCGCTAATTCCTGCGCAGAATGTGCAGCCGCTGGCGACAGCCGCGGGCGCAGCGTCGGTAtcgtccgcgacgacagtggaACAGACGGGAGAGAGTCTACTGACTACTATCAATGCAGCTCTGCAGTTGCCGGAAGCGCAGGTCAACGCGGCGACCACCACGTCGAACGCTACG GTTGCTGCTAACGCGGCAGGCGCGGCGGAGCACATGCAGCAGCAAATTCAGGCGCTCACACAGCAAGATGTGGTCGCGATGCAGCAGCAGGTACAGCAGGTGGAGCAAGTGGTGGCACAGGCACAGCAGCAAGTCGAGCAAGTCGTTGCGCAAGCGCAGCAACAGGCGGTTCAAGCGGTGCAACAGGCCCAGCAACAAGTGGTCCAGCAAGTGGTGCAACACGCCCAAGTAGTACAGCAAGCCGTGCAGCAAGTGCAGGCCGTACAGCAGGCGCAGCAGGTACACGTGAGCATGCAGCGAGCGGTCCAGGCGACTGAGGTGGTGGTGCAACAAGCGGTGCAACAAGCGACGCAAGAAGTGGTGCAACAG GTCCAAGCTGTGCAGCAAGCTGTGCAGCAGGCACAAGCAGCTCAAGCCATGCAGCAGGCGGTTCAGCAAGACATCGGCTCCATGCTAAACCAGCCCGCGGGCTTCGTAGCCGAAGCTAGTTCCGCCTTGGCCAGCGGAGCTGCTCAGGAACCGTCGCAGCAGCGTCTGACAAACGCGGCCGAGCAGGCGATTAACAACGTCATCACCAACGCCACAAAGGACATCATCAACAATCGACCGATCACGACGACCACCGCTCACGCGATTATCGCCACGAAGAACATCCTGAATAGTGTGGCGACTCAGAGCGCGCAATTGATGAACAATGCGATGGAAGGGATTCTGCCGAAGTCGCCGTCGGCGTCGAATAACATTGTCGAGCAGGTCGCCAGCAAGTCACCGCCGGTCGCGCTTCCGGTCACGCCGAATCGCCAGGCTGTGACCGCGCCGCTTCCCAATCCCGCCGCGAGCACCGCGGCCGGTAGGAAGCCGGAGGACGGCATGCTACCTCAAGAGCTCACTTCCATGTCGGAACATGACCTTTTGAGTTACATCAATCCCAGTTGTTTCGAACAGCTGCCACAAAGTGGATTTCTCTTGTAG